A portion of the Chryseobacterium tructae genome contains these proteins:
- a CDS encoding T9SS type A sorting domain-containing protein, with product MCSITSVFSNFDTIPVDALPTCWTSIGNAVSNVKVYAYSTTVASAPNALYIYSSSNTSIAMVSTPELVGLDSNNATLSFKGRANLTAGGVVQIGYLTNPTDTSTFVVLDTYTASSTSVIDNYSLNITGVPAGVNKLVLRHTGVPSNSVLIDDFVYQAGNLSTSEVATVKNEIKVYPNPFSDTLNITDVSKVKVVQIIDVSGRVLKTIETPSSVLQLSDLKQGMYLVVLHMKDGSKQTIKVIKR from the coding sequence ATGTGCTCCATTACAAGTGTATTCTCAAACTTTGATACAATTCCTGTTGATGCTCTTCCTACATGCTGGACTAGCATAGGAAATGCTGTTTCTAATGTGAAAGTATATGCTTATTCAACAACTGTTGCAAGTGCTCCTAATGCTCTATATATTTATAGCAGTAGTAATACAAGTATAGCTATGGTCTCAACGCCTGAGCTTGTAGGGTTGGATTCTAACAATGCAACACTCAGCTTTAAAGGAAGAGCTAATCTTACTGCTGGTGGAGTTGTTCAGATTGGGTATTTAACGAACCCTACAGATACTTCTACATTTGTAGTATTGGATACCTATACTGCATCAAGTACTTCTGTCATTGATAATTATTCTTTAAATATTACAGGAGTTCCTGCTGGGGTTAATAAACTGGTATTAAGACATACGGGAGTTCCTTCTAATAGTGTATTGATTGATGACTTTGTGTATCAGGCTGGAAACCTTTCTACTTCTGAAGTAGCAACGGTTAAGAATGAAATCAAAGTTTATCCTAACCCATTCTCTGATACTCTGAATATTACAGATGTTTCTAAAGTAAAAGTTGTTCAGATCATAGATGTGTCAGGTAGAGTATTGAAAACTATTGAAACTCCTTCTTCAGTCCTTCAGTTATCAGACCTTAAACAAGGGATGTATCTGGTGGTACTTCATATGAAAGATGGATCGAAACAAACTATTAAAGTTATTAAGAGGTAA
- a CDS encoding fibronectin type III domain-containing protein has product MKRILLTCLTAFYYCVSAQVGPPQMATPNTNNGYGVTQSSETYAPLSASRTVWQSGATLATDLVSGAIPLPSVFRYNNQNYNSVYISNNGFVTLGSATTNTTYSSLSTDNSPTTHEAAFAGFSVNLRNANTSTSEIAYETVGNKFIVQFTDLQGNSGSAAQLLNFQIQLNLTTGAVAIVYGNCVSGSSTLSGQVGIRGSEGSDINNFTGTNWATPAVGTSITSSLTLGTSNGTTVPASGLTLTFTPGTWQSAPNTFATLPFTETFSTWENGNSTLDLPNANYWRTWPSRGDNSWRQSDISSSGFTSTSGWTSTSGSVAIGGSAVAPTARFHSYNGQYASGYMDLYINLSSGSGDRILSFDYANPSGTDVLKIQISTDNGTTFTDIGAPFGVTSSTAPWVTNYVNLASSSPNAIIRFLAKGDNGSDDIYVDNIKVSAVAVVPDCSPITAPANASTGVAVTPSFKWDASPNAASYKLKVGTTPGGSNVIAGVDVGNVLTYTIPAASQLLYGTTYYATILPANSTGTASGCTEVSFTTKNIGCPSVTLPASGASGVSLTPTITWTAVTDATGYKVSIGTTAGGTDVMNNVDVGNITSYTLSAALNYTTKYYYTVNAYTPTSTSASCTERNFTTVCGAENIPTISQGFSTLTPTCWSTAKGDVTANSTLTYGSSKWTAAPGFANTGTNTAVKLNLYGTSTGDWLISQPINLGATPGANRIRYRMAVTSYSGTTAQSTLGTHQVRVIISTDGGTTWSNTNAIKTYTGAGTYSNIGQTETIDLSAYSGTIKVAFVATTSSTSPDIYFHLDDFIVEPTPTCMEPDSPVVANVTGTTSDLSWNAPASLPANGYEYYYSTNNTVPTANVAISGTSTTTSTVLNGLSPGTAYYVWVRSACSATNKSIWSQAATFATACAPLQVYSQTLIQFLLMLFLHAGLA; this is encoded by the coding sequence ATGAAGAGAATTTTACTCACGTGCCTGACCGCTTTCTATTATTGCGTGTCCGCACAAGTAGGGCCACCACAAATGGCAACCCCTAACACGAATAACGGATATGGAGTTACCCAATCCTCCGAAACGTATGCCCCATTATCTGCAAGTAGAACTGTATGGCAATCGGGTGCTACACTGGCTACGGATTTAGTATCGGGAGCGATTCCTTTACCTTCCGTTTTTAGATATAATAACCAGAATTATAATTCTGTTTATATCAGCAATAATGGTTTTGTTACATTGGGGTCGGCAACAACTAATACAACGTATAGCTCATTATCTACGGATAATTCTCCCACTACTCATGAGGCTGCTTTTGCTGGGTTTTCAGTAAATTTAAGAAATGCAAATACGTCAACTTCTGAAATTGCATATGAAACAGTAGGTAATAAATTTATTGTACAATTTACCGATTTGCAGGGGAATTCAGGATCTGCTGCTCAACTTTTGAATTTTCAGATTCAGTTGAATCTTACCACAGGAGCGGTAGCTATCGTCTATGGGAACTGTGTTTCCGGAAGTTCTACACTTTCTGGACAGGTAGGGATAAGAGGATCTGAAGGGTCAGATATTAATAATTTTACCGGAACAAATTGGGCGACACCCGCTGTGGGCACTTCCATTACTTCCAGCTTAACTTTAGGGACGAGTAATGGAACAACGGTTCCTGCTTCAGGATTAACCCTTACTTTTACTCCGGGAACATGGCAATCTGCGCCTAATACCTTTGCCACTTTGCCTTTTACTGAAACTTTCAGTACATGGGAAAATGGTAATTCTACCTTAGATTTGCCTAATGCTAATTATTGGAGAACATGGCCGTCAAGAGGTGATAATTCCTGGAGGCAAAGTGATATTTCAAGCAGTGGATTTACATCTACTTCAGGATGGACGAGTACCAGTGGGTCTGTAGCAATTGGAGGATCTGCAGTAGCTCCTACGGCAAGATTCCATTCTTATAACGGTCAATATGCTTCAGGGTATATGGACTTGTATATTAATCTATCGTCGGGTTCAGGAGATAGGATTCTAAGTTTTGACTATGCAAATCCATCCGGAACAGATGTTTTGAAAATACAAATTTCAACAGATAATGGAACGACCTTTACCGATATTGGGGCGCCATTTGGAGTTACTTCATCAACGGCACCATGGGTCACAAACTATGTGAATTTAGCATCTTCCAGCCCTAATGCTATCATAAGGTTTTTAGCGAAAGGAGATAACGGAAGTGATGATATCTATGTGGATAATATTAAAGTTTCTGCTGTGGCAGTTGTTCCTGATTGTTCTCCTATTACGGCTCCTGCCAATGCATCAACAGGAGTAGCAGTTACTCCAAGTTTTAAATGGGATGCTTCGCCTAATGCAGCATCATATAAGTTAAAGGTGGGAACTACACCAGGTGGATCCAATGTGATCGCTGGGGTAGATGTTGGAAATGTACTTACTTATACTATCCCTGCAGCTAGCCAGTTATTATATGGTACGACTTATTACGCAACCATATTGCCTGCAAACAGTACCGGAACAGCAAGTGGATGTACAGAAGTATCATTTACTACAAAAAATATTGGTTGTCCTTCAGTGACGTTACCTGCATCAGGGGCATCAGGAGTCTCTCTTACACCAACCATCACATGGACTGCTGTAACGGATGCAACAGGGTATAAGGTATCTATCGGAACAACAGCTGGTGGAACTGACGTGATGAATAATGTGGATGTTGGAAATATTACCTCATATACCCTTTCTGCTGCACTTAATTATACTACAAAATATTATTATACAGTAAACGCCTATACCCCGACAAGTACTTCTGCTTCATGTACTGAGCGTAACTTTACAACGGTTTGCGGCGCTGAAAATATACCAACTATTTCACAAGGGTTCAGTACATTGACTCCAACATGCTGGTCTACTGCTAAAGGGGATGTGACTGCTAATTCTACTTTAACATATGGAAGCAGTAAATGGACAGCTGCACCAGGTTTTGCTAATACAGGCACTAATACGGCCGTAAAATTAAATTTATACGGAACAAGTACTGGTGATTGGTTAATTTCTCAACCAATCAATCTTGGAGCAACTCCTGGAGCTAACAGAATTAGATATAGAATGGCTGTTACAAGTTATTCAGGTACCACAGCTCAGTCGACATTAGGAACACACCAGGTTAGAGTAATTATTTCTACAGATGGAGGAACTACCTGGAGCAATACTAATGCTATAAAAACGTATACAGGTGCCGGAACCTATTCTAATATAGGTCAAACAGAAACTATTGATCTTTCAGCATATTCTGGTACTATTAAAGTGGCTTTTGTAGCCACTACAAGTTCTACTTCGCCTGATATTTATTTCCATCTTGATGATTTCATCGTAGAACCTACACCAACATGTATGGAACCAGATTCTCCAGTGGTTGCAAATGTTACTGGTACTACCTCTGATCTATCTTGGAATGCTCCTGCTTCATTACCTGCTAATGGATATGAGTACTATTATTCTACCAATAATACAGTGCCTACTGCTAATGTCGCTATATCAGGAACAAGTACTACTACAAGTACTGTTTTAAATGGTCTTAGCCCTGGTACCGCTTATTATGTATGGGTTCGCTCAGCATGCAGTGCTACCAATAAGAGTATTTGGTCACAGGCAGCAACATTTGCTACAGCATGTGCTCCATTACAAGTGTATTCTCAAACTTTGATACAATTCCTGTTGATGCTCTTCCTACATGCTGGACTAGCATAG
- a CDS encoding Ig-like domain-containing protein, with product MKRILLWCLLMVSLILNAQITLGEGSTAVGNVPINTNYNYSYSQQIFTKQEINASAAGNITGLKFYANPSASFEDSSAWVVYLGHTSKTNFSSGGDWTSVADLTEVFSGTVTNTNGVIEIMFSTPFAYDNVQNLVIAVDENTSGYDFDNNTFTVYNLPNAQNRSILYRTDGNDPDPSSPPEGILQEYRAVTSIAGLSPSPIPTCASVMYPVNNATLIPQSPAITWAMSSGATSYKVSIGTTPGGTDVVNQQTVTTASFTPSSPLSANTTYYLRVVSVGTGGESSDCSIIKFKTIPPPPANDECSGAITLTVNPNLNCDVVTAGTTLSATDSGLASDPCYGNPDDDVWYKFTATASNHIISLKNITSVGSNSDIDTYFQVLSGSCGNMNSILCSDPNTGTVDGLNPGDTYYVRVFSYAEGAASAQSFNICIGTLPPPPSNDDCSAAVTLAVNPDMSCGSTTAGTTLSATDSGIAPDPCYGDPDDDVWYKFTATHSSHIVSLKNVQPAGTGTSSDIYFQVLSGDCNSLTSVFVQILIMES from the coding sequence ATGAAAAGAATCTTACTCTGGTGCTTACTGATGGTAAGCCTAATTTTAAATGCTCAGATAACCCTAGGGGAAGGGAGCACAGCGGTTGGAAATGTTCCGATCAACACGAATTATAACTATTCCTATTCTCAACAAATTTTTACTAAGCAGGAAATTAACGCAAGTGCTGCAGGTAATATTACAGGACTAAAGTTCTATGCAAATCCTTCTGCAAGCTTCGAAGATTCCTCAGCATGGGTAGTTTATCTCGGACATACTTCTAAGACAAACTTTTCCTCAGGAGGTGATTGGACTTCTGTTGCAGATCTTACAGAAGTTTTTTCAGGAACCGTTACCAATACAAATGGAGTAATAGAGATTATGTTTTCTACTCCCTTTGCCTATGATAATGTCCAGAATCTGGTGATTGCAGTAGATGAAAATACTTCGGGTTATGATTTTGATAATAATACATTTACTGTATATAACCTTCCAAATGCTCAAAACAGATCTATTTTATATAGAACAGATGGCAATGATCCCGATCCCTCAAGCCCTCCCGAAGGAATCTTGCAAGAATACAGAGCGGTTACCAGCATAGCAGGGCTTAGTCCAAGTCCAATACCTACATGTGCCTCTGTGATGTATCCGGTAAATAATGCCACTCTTATACCACAGTCTCCTGCAATCACGTGGGCAATGTCATCAGGAGCTACAAGCTATAAAGTTTCTATAGGGACTACACCGGGCGGAACAGATGTTGTGAATCAGCAAACTGTAACCACTGCAAGTTTTACCCCTTCTTCTCCGCTTTCTGCTAATACAACTTATTATCTTAGAGTAGTTTCAGTGGGAACAGGAGGTGAATCTTCAGATTGTTCTATTATAAAATTTAAAACAATCCCGCCACCGCCGGCTAATGATGAATGTAGTGGTGCTATTACATTGACTGTAAATCCAAATCTTAATTGTGATGTCGTTACAGCAGGAACTACGCTTTCTGCAACAGATTCCGGATTGGCATCAGATCCTTGTTATGGTAATCCTGATGACGATGTATGGTATAAATTTACTGCTACAGCTTCCAACCATATAATTTCTCTTAAAAATATTACTTCCGTTGGATCCAATTCAGATATCGATACTTATTTTCAGGTTCTTAGTGGAAGTTGTGGAAATATGAATAGTATTTTATGTTCAGATCCTAATACAGGAACTGTTGATGGGCTTAACCCCGGAGATACTTATTATGTACGAGTTTTTAGTTATGCTGAAGGAGCTGCATCTGCACAAAGCTTTAATATATGTATTGGTACACTGCCACCACCACCATCTAATGATGATTGTTCAGCTGCAGTTACTCTGGCTGTAAATCCGGATATGAGTTGTGGATCTACTACGGCAGGAACAACACTTTCTGCAACCGATTCAGGGATAGCACCGGATCCTTGTTATGGTGATCCTGATGATGATGTATGGTATAAATTTACAGCAACACATTCATCTCATATTGTTTCACTCAAAAATGTACAACCTGCCGGAACGGGAACCAGTTCAGATATCTATTTTCAGGTTTTAAGCGGAGATTGTAATAGTTTAACCAGTGTTTTTGTTCAGATCCTGATTATGGAATCATAG
- a CDS encoding T9SS type A sorting domain-containing protein encodes MLVDDERDFKCSNYLGQGSTTVGKVPVDSYWEYSYSQQIFKKQEINTNAAGNITGLTFYLDPAGDITNSSDWVVYLGHTSKTEFADDNDWVPVSDLTEVYAGTVSNVNGMVELTFATPFPYNNTQNLVVAVDENNSEYDDDRVFYVHQLNNATKTTISTISSFEDIDPSTPDYGSLLDYRSVITFTGLTPNTTPACTSLMSPANNAIMVPLSSEISWYPSPGATSYKISIGTTPGGSNIVNQQSVSTTSFTPSAPLTSDTNYYVRIVAVGAGGESSGCSETKFSTEVSAASNDECTTAITLTVNPDMNCGNKTSGHTFGATPSNLSIDPCYGEADDDVWYKFTATSDTHAISFSNNVSIGSEYSYSLMFQLLNGDCASLASVECSDYDDMKIISGLTVGETYYLRMYTDGGAGEAQSFDICVGTLPPPPVNDACSGALTVSTFPYAYTQSDAAGATNNDGIVETCPDKMNDGTWFTFTGDGTVYDIKVSMPAGSTFDPQIGVYSGVCGGLSCEVTADNGTAGGTETASVPTVAGTVYYVNVGHYSNYADQMEGTFTITINKESLGTSEVSSKDKNEIKVYPNPFAEVLNIAKADQVKSVSVLDVSGKLVRTIENPSMELHLGDLKQGVYVIVLNMKDGSKQTVKAIKK; translated from the coding sequence GTGCTTGTCGATGATGAGCGTGATTTTAAGTGCTCAAATTACTTAGGACAGGGAAGCACTACTGTCGGGAAAGTTCCGGTTGACAGCTATTGGGAGTATTCCTACTCTCAACAAATCTTTAAGAAACAAGAAATCAATACGAATGCTGCAGGCAATATTACAGGTCTTACATTTTACCTGGATCCGGCAGGAGATATAACGAACTCATCAGATTGGGTTGTTTATCTGGGACATACTTCTAAAACTGAATTTGCAGATGATAATGATTGGGTTCCTGTTTCGGATCTTACAGAAGTATATGCTGGTACCGTGAGTAATGTAAACGGAATGGTAGAACTTACCTTTGCTACTCCTTTTCCTTATAATAATACACAGAATCTTGTCGTTGCAGTTGATGAAAATAATTCGGAATATGATGATGATAGAGTATTTTATGTACATCAGCTTAATAATGCGACTAAAACCACAATTAGTACGATAAGTAGCTTTGAAGATATTGATCCTTCAACTCCTGACTATGGAAGTTTGCTTGATTATAGATCTGTGATCACTTTTACCGGATTAACTCCTAATACAACGCCAGCGTGTACCTCTCTAATGTCTCCGGCAAATAATGCGATTATGGTACCATTATCTTCAGAAATAAGCTGGTATCCATCACCTGGAGCAACAAGCTATAAAATATCTATAGGAACTACCCCTGGCGGTTCAAATATTGTGAATCAGCAATCTGTAAGTACTACAAGTTTTACACCATCAGCTCCTCTTACTTCTGATACCAATTATTATGTAAGAATTGTAGCTGTGGGAGCGGGAGGAGAATCTTCAGGTTGTTCAGAAACAAAATTCAGCACCGAAGTTTCAGCTGCTTCGAATGATGAGTGTACTACAGCGATTACATTAACAGTAAATCCGGATATGAATTGTGGAAATAAAACATCTGGACATACTTTTGGAGCAACTCCTTCAAATCTATCTATAGATCCTTGTTATGGAGAGGCAGATGATGATGTATGGTATAAATTTACTGCTACTTCAGATACTCATGCCATTTCGTTTAGTAACAATGTTTCTATCGGATCAGAATATAGCTATTCGCTTATGTTTCAGCTATTAAACGGGGATTGTGCCAGTTTGGCAAGTGTTGAATGTTCAGATTATGATGATATGAAAATTATTTCTGGGCTTACTGTAGGGGAGACCTATTACTTAAGAATGTATACGGACGGTGGAGCAGGAGAAGCTCAAAGCTTTGATATTTGTGTAGGAACACTTCCTCCACCTCCTGTAAATGATGCTTGTTCTGGAGCTTTAACTGTTTCAACATTCCCTTATGCGTATACACAATCTGACGCTGCAGGAGCTACCAATAATGACGGAATCGTTGAAACCTGCCCAGACAAGATGAATGACGGTACATGGTTTACCTTTACAGGTGATGGTACTGTTTATGACATTAAAGTTTCAATGCCGGCAGGAAGTACTTTTGATCCTCAAATAGGGGTATATAGTGGTGTATGTGGTGGCCTGAGCTGTGAGGTAACTGCTGATAATGGAACTGCCGGCGGTACAGAAACAGCTTCCGTACCTACTGTAGCAGGAACTGTGTATTATGTAAATGTAGGGCATTATAGTAACTATGCAGATCAAATGGAAGGTACATTTACCATCACAATTAATAAGGAAAGTCTTGGAACTTCTGAAGTATCCTCTAAGGATAAGAATGAAATTAAGGTATATCCAAATCCGTTTGCCGAAGTACTGAATATTGCAAAGGCAGATCAGGTAAAATCAGTTTCTGTTCTGGATGTTTCAGGTAAATTGGTGAGAACTATCGAAAATCCTTCTATGGAGCTTCATTTAGGAGATTTGAAACAAGGCGTATACGTCATTGTGTTAAATATGAAGGATGGATCTAAACAGACCGTTAAAGCAATTAAAAAATAA